Genomic DNA from Triticum dicoccoides isolate Atlit2015 ecotype Zavitan chromosome 4B, WEW_v2.0, whole genome shotgun sequence:
CGTCTCTGGGCCTCGTCCTCGTGTTTAGTTGGATCAGGGACCGGAACCAACTCGTCCTCCTGAAACGAATATATAGTCAATATGCCGAACGCACGCGTTCCTCTAAATCGGAGGAATCATGCGGAACGGCCTCTCGCGAGGCACTTTCACCTCCCGCCGCCGGCCGCTTCTCTCCCTCGATACGCGCCGCCGACCGCTCATCTCCTCCCCCCGTGCCGCCTCTGCTCCTCTCCTTCCTCCGCGCCGCCGGCCGCTCATCTCCATCCCCCGCGCCGTCCTCTGCTCCTCTCCTTCCTCCGCGCTGTCCTTTGCTCCTCTCCGTCGTCTCCTCGTCAATTGGCTTCAGGCTGGCGGATGCGTGGCTCGCGGCTGTGAAGACGGGCGCCGGCATCCAGCGCTCAGCCGACAGCTGGAGAGGCGGGCGACCGCGGCCGGCTTGGGTGCCAACAGCGGTTCTTGACTTTTGCAATTGTTCTGTCTATTTGTACATGCTTGTTAAGATTAATGACAAATTTTGTTGTCTATTTGTACATGTTTTCTTTTGCCTTTTGCAATTGTAAATTTGTGCGTGTATATTATATATAGACTAATGATGTCGTTTTATTGGAGTTATTGTGAAGCAAATTACAAATTATTGgtgatgaaaagaaaaagaaaatgttgTTTTGGAATTTAAATGAAATGCTTCTCAAAATACAATCAATTTTGTATATATTGACAAAAAGTAAACACCAATTTAAATATTTTTCATTCCATTTCATTCCACCAACCAAACATTGAGACGTAACCATTCCATTCCACCTTGTTATTCATACTAAACACAAAGATGGAACCATTCCATTCCCATGGAACGAAATCATTAGATTCCATTACACTTTGTTCctgaaccaaacacacccttacaaCACATACGTTCAGCCTGTCGTGGCCAGCCCATAATCTGTTGTCTGTCGGGCCAATCGGCCCATTCAGACCTGGCCTTCCCAATCGGGGTTATAACAGGTCCGGTATCAGCACCGCCAATCGTGTTGGTACGGGGCATCCAGTGGACCAACCAGGCCGAGCTTACCAGCTTCTAGGGCTACCTTCTTCCCTTCATCTCCACTCCCGCACACACGCCGGCCACCACTAGGGTTTTACCGATCCGCCTCACCCCACGCCGGCCACCACCAGATCCCCTCCGCCCTACGCTCTCACCGCTGCCGACGATGGTGGGATACGGGATCCAGTCGATGCTCAAGGATGGGCACAAGCATCTCTCGGGCCTCGACGAGGCCGTCCTGAAGAACATCGGCGCCGGCCGCGAGCTCTCCGCCATCACCCGAACCTCCCTTGGCCCCAACGGTGAGTGCCCTTCTCCCGTTCCCTGCATCTTTGCCGCGGTTTGGTCAGTGGAGCTTGTCGGATCTCGGCGCTCGATCGATACCGGCAGTCGCGTGTAGGTTGTTAGTCTAGCAATGGTTAAGGGCGTGGCCGCGTGGCCCGTTTTGTTGTGATTCGCAGTTTTGTACAGTAGTGGTAGATGCAGAGAAGCTCCACAGCTTTTCTTTTTTGGGCGCATTATTGATGAGTTGATTCTGTTTCAGGAATGAATAAGATGGTCATTAATCATCTAGACAAGCTCTTTATCACGAATGATGCTGCAACAATCGTGAACGAGCTTGAGGTCCAGCACCCTGCTGCTAAGCTCCTGGTGCTCGCTGCCAGAGCGCAACAGGAGGAGATCGGAGATGGAGCTAACCTCACCATATCTTTCGCTGGTGAACTGCTCGAGAAGGCTGAGGAGCTCATCAGGATGGGACTGCATCCAAGCGAGATCATCATTGGGTACACCAAGGCCATTAATAAGGTATTTACCGGCCAATAACTAGGCATTGTATTATAAATCCTGTCATGTGATTGTGGGCGACTCCTGCTTTTGTTTAATCTTTCTGTTTGCAGACGCTTGAGATTTTGGATGATCTAGTTGAGAAAGGCTCTGAAAATATGGATGTCAGGAACAGGGAGGAGGTCGTGTTGAGGATGAAATCTGCTGTTGCAAGCAAGCAATTTGGCCAGGAGGATGTGCTGTGTCCACTTGTCGCTGATGTAGGCTAATCCGTGCCACCTTACATGAGAGGAAATATTTTTTTCCACATCAAGGAATATATACCACTAATATTTGGTTTGTTTCATCTGTTTATCATGGCTTTTCAGGCCTGTATCCAAGTTTGTCCCAAAAATCCGGCAAACTTTAATGTTGACAATGTTAGAGTGGCAAAGCTGGTTGGAGGCGGCCTTCACAATTCTTCTGTAGTTCGTGGGATGGTTCTGAAAAATGATGCTGTTGGGAGCATTAAAAAAGTGGAGAAAGTGAAGGTGAGCTCGAAATTGTACACTATGTTAATTGTGTGTTTTTGTCGATTATCTGTGTGTACCTGTTTTACTGACAATAATACATTTTCTTATGTATAAGCAGCTCCCACATTGTAGAGTACTAGCATACAATAGGTGCTGTCAATTCCTAACGGCCTATCTCAGACCGCCCACCATCTAGAGTTTATTCTGCTATATGTATTTTCCCACCAAAAATTGAAGTTTTCAGTAACTCAAAATTGAACATTTTTAAAGTTTTGCTCGAGTTATGATGATACTGCTTTCTCTTTAATGTTGGTTGCTTATATTATATAAAATGCCTTTTGTGGGTTTCATAGTATTTTCTAGGTAAGTTAAATGATATCCATCTCATCTTATTAAACATTTAAGCTTAGTTGGTGTTCTGTAGCTATGTTTTACTCATAGCAACCCTGTGAACCAACCTGGATGGCTTATATGAGCTTTTATGCATACATAGATGATCATTACTTGTTTATGTTCTGCTCTGATCATGGACTGCTGTTTATTGTATAATTACATAGATTGCATCATTCTTGAAATCTCCAATTCCAACTGTGTCTTCGTGAATTGATTCACTGTAGATGCAACTGTTACATTATTGTACAATGATGCGGTCCTGTTAGGCTTTTCTGTTAACCAAACTTCATGCATTGCAATTTTTATTTGCTGTAACCCCTCTTTTATGCATGTtttatattttatgtatgatttttttGGGGTACCTGCCATTGTTCTAATTTTGTTTCATTCTTTAGGTTGCGGTATTTGCTGGTGGTGTTGACACTTCTGCAACTGAAACAAAGGGAACTGTTCTTATACATTCTGCTGAGCAGGTATGCTAGTTGTATGAGATAACCATCCATTTTTTGTTTGTATACTTTGCTGGTTTACTGCACTCAGAAAGGGTTATACATGGTTTACTTCCGTCTTACAAACATGTGTAGTAACCTGATAACACACATGGTGGTGATGTTGTGCAGCTTGAAAACTATGCTAAAACTGAGGAAGCAAAGGTGGAGGAGCTTATTAAATCTGTGGCTGATTCAGGTGCCAAGGTTATTGTCAGTGGAGCAGCAGTTGGCGATATGGCATTGCATTTTTGTGAACGTTACAAGTCAGTATTTCGCATCTTACATGAAACGTCATCTTGGTTTAGGATGGTTTTTTCTTGTGAAACTTCTTTCTACATTTTGAGATAACCATCAGTTGGAGGTTGTAATAGTGAAAGACATCTCAAATATAGGTTTATTTTTGTAGTACCATGATTTGGTCCTACTTTACAAGTGATACTTATAGATATTCTGGTTTACAGGCTAATGGTTCTGAAAGTCAGCTCAAAGTTTGAGCTTCGAAGATTTTGCCGTACTACTGGGGCTATAGCACTTGTAAGTTCTGGGTTCAAAATCTGTTTATTGAATAGCAATAGTAACTTTATTCTGATGCCATGTGCTTTATGAAAAACAGTTGAAGCTTAGCCGACCAAATGTGGACGAATTAGGATATGCAGACTCTGTTTCAGTGGAAGAAATTGGCGGTGCTCGAGTATGTTTCATGCCTTCATGCTTTCATGAGTAACATTTTTGCTTGCTCAACGCTCTTGATTTGCTTTATAGGTGACTGTTGTCAAAAATGAAGAAGGTGGAAATTCAGTGGCTACTGTTGTCTTGAGAGGCAGTACAGATAGTATATTAGATGATCTTGAAAGAGCTGTCGATGATGGTGTAAACACGTACAAGGTATGTATGTGATGCAGGTTGAAACCAATCTCCTTGCATTGTTTTGATTTTGTAATGCTCCATTATCGTCTGATTTGTGAAATGTTATCTAACTGTTGGTGTTCATTCCAGTCAATGTGCAGGGACAGTCGGATTATCCCTGGTGCTGCTGCAACAGAAATAGAACTGGCAAAGAGATTGAAGGAGTTTTCTCTGAAGGAAACAGGGTAACTATATTTGTTTGAGACAAATAAATTTCATATATACATGTAAAAGGGCACATCTGAAACATGAGGTTACAAAGATGGTTCTGTTGATTAACCACCTTCAACTGAGCAAATTTTATTATCGCATGCATTTCCAGTACAATGGCAAGAAATATAGAAGTCCTATTGTGCATCTTCTCCTGGTTATTGGGATATAAGGATAGATGGAGTGGTTGCATCTGAAGTCCAGATAGGGCCTTTTTGTTATCTAGAATGTGTTTTAATAAAAACATTTGTTTGTATTCTTTGTTATACTTTTGTAGGACTCGAGACATATTTGATATGTGAACTGTGTTCTTGCTATAATTACTTTTTAATATGTGAACCGTGTTCATGCTATTATCACTTTTTGTAGTTGTTATGAAACTGAATGTTGTTACTTATACATCTTTCCCTTTTTTACACTATCTGTTCGTCAATTATGCAGGTTGGATCAGTATGCTATTGCAAAATTTGGTGAAAGTTTTGAAATGGTTCCAAGAACATTGTCTGAAAATGCCGGACTTGGTGCAATGGAGATAATATCTTCCCTCTATGCTGAGCATGCTGCTGGCAATGTGAAAGTTGGCATTGACTTGGAGAAAGGTGCTTGCGAGGATGCCTCAATCATGAAAATATGGGACCTCTATGTTACAAAGTAAGCGTTACTGAACATCTAGTTGCCAATACGTGTGGAAATCCTGCTAGAAGCCTTTGCATCTGTCTTTATGCTGCTTGTAGCTAGTAGCAATCTgccttgttatgatgatagcatataCTATTAGGACCCTGATAAGTGTCACACGTGTGGGCTGAAGGAGGTTGGGCCACACGCCCTTCTAGCCACCCATTGTGACACGTCAGCCTTTTCTTTTTTCCACACATGCATGCAAACAGGAAAGTAAACTGACGATGTCAGCAGGAATCTTTTGGATTTTCAaactttaaaatgttttatctctcaaatgaaaaatccgattgaaaaacCGTTTTGACCATTAAATCCGCCGCGATGagaacttcaaaactagatcccatattgatatgttttgatgatattttttggcggtcaaaagttgccatgtctattgcacataaattgccatggtgtttacaTTGAAGTTGCCATGATGTGTTTCAACTACTTTTTCTTCTATGTTTAAAGTAAATGTTGACATGTTATAAAAAAAGAAATTAAGAAACTAAACTTGCCATGGTGAATTACTAAAATTTGCCATGATCCATGAAATAATTTTGGCATGGTTCATAATTAAAAGGAAATCCGTTGTCAATTACTTT
This window encodes:
- the LOC119295907 gene encoding T-complex protein 1 subunit theta-like, with amino-acid sequence MVGYGIQSMLKDGHKHLSGLDEAVLKNIGAGRELSAITRTSLGPNGMNKMVINHLDKLFITNDAATIVNELEVQHPAAKLLVLAARAQQEEIGDGANLTISFAGELLEKAEELIRMGLHPSEIIIGYTKAINKTLEILDDLVEKGSENMDVRNREEVVLRMKSAVASKQFGQEDVLCPLVADACIQVCPKNPANFNVDNVRVAKLVGGGLHNSSVVRGMVLKNDAVGSIKKVEKVKVAVFAGGVDTSATETKGTVLIHSAEQLENYAKTEEAKVEELIKSVADSGAKVIVSGAAVGDMALHFCERYKLMVLKVSSKFELRRFCRTTGAIALLKLSRPNVDELGYADSVSVEEIGGARVTVVKNEEGGNSVATVVLRGSTDSILDDLERAVDDGVNTYKSMCRDSRIIPGAAATEIELAKRLKEFSLKETGLDQYAIAKFGESFEMVPRTLSENAGLGAMEIISSLYAEHAAGNVKVGIDLEKGACEDASIMKIWDLYVTKSFALKYSADAVCTVLRVDQIIMAKPAGGPRPPQQGGIDED